The genome window TTAATTACTAAAATTGCCGCTGCTAGAATGAACGACCAGCCATACCACATTTGGCGCGATTCCAGATTTGAAATTATTAAAGGGAGGATAAATTCTCCGATTGAAATAAAAGCCTTCAATAAGATATTGGAAGATCCTCCCCGTTTTCCCATCTCAACAAAAGTCGTATAAGTGCCTGAATCCAGAGCTGATGCTGCAACACCGGATAAAATGGAAAACATGTAAGCTACCTGAATGTTCTTCACAAATGCCATCCCGACAAAAAAAGTGAAATAGCTGATCATTCCCACGTTAATGAAAATTTTTCGACCGAAATAATCAGATAAATTACCAAGAACGAAATAAGCTAAAAGCCTTCCAATCCCGTTGCCTGAAACAACATAAGAAACTGTAGCAAGCGGGGTCTGCCAATGGTGACTTAATGCTTGCATATTTTGCGTTAGAATAATCATTCCAAAGCCATGAATAAAATAGTTTATGTATAAACTAAGTGATAATTGTCGTTTGTTCATATACTCTCCTTAAAAAGCAAAAACCAGCTAGACTGTTGTAATCTAACTGGTTTTTAAGCTAATTATATACGGCTCAAGCTAGATCACATTGTGTCTAGCTGGTGGATCAAAATGACTCTGCTTAGACACGGACAAATTCTGGCGTCCGTATCCATAAGATTACGGACGCTAACTAAAATAAGCAGAGCCATAAAAGTAATCTTTATTTAAAATACAGCGAGTCATAAGGATCTCCTTTCGTTTAATGAATGTAAATATTAAATCATACTTATTTATCAGAGTCAATGAATTTTGTATCAACATTTATAAATCCACTAGTCAAAGCGCCAACTAATCTGCCTTTTGACCGTTTTAAGTTCAACCTTACTTTTTGGGTCGGCGAAAAATTTATAAATTGCCTGATTTTGTCTCTTGCCTTTTATCTTACGACTTTTGGGTGCTTCTTTGGTTACAAAACTGACCAAATAGTTAGTTGTGGCTCCGGGCTCGGTTGTCACTTTATTATTTGCGATCCGTGCTAATTCCTCGTCGTGATATGTTCGATCCATCCCTACATAAGGAGTCGTGACCAAATGCATTTTCATTTGATTGCCAGTGGTTTTTACCTCGTATCTAACCATCTCTTTAACTTTCATAATTGATTGAAGCGCAGTAATTCCATTTTGCGCCTCTTTAGTTGTGTTGTGATACTCAAACAAAAATTTAAAACCAACCAAATCCTTGTCGTGATCTTCTGGCGTTTTGGGATTAGGAGCCCACGACAATTCAGGGGAATGAATCGTAAAATCCCCCACTGCAGTTTTCAAATTATCAATCGGATAACCGTTGTAACTATCTTTGGTCTCCGTATAAGAATACGTCGCATTTTTGATTTTTTCCTGCACTGATTTATCCACTTGTGCAATCTTTGCACTTTGAGACTTGACATCTTTATCACTGGAACTAGAACGAGACTCACAGCCCATCAGCAAACCAGAAAAAATTAGTGCTATGCCAATTTTAATACTTTGTTTATTGATCATTTTTAACCTTTCGATTGTAAACTATTTTCCTTTATTTCAAACACAAATTTCAACAAATTGATCTTATCATAATTGAAAAAAAGCTAAACTTAAGTTTAAGTGAAAGTTATTAACTGAAAGGGACAAGATGCGTAACATTCGGAAGAAATCATACTTCATAGTTTCAATTTTCATATCTTTAATTTTTTTGTATCTTGGCTTTACTCTTAATAAGCCTATCATTAAAGCAATTAATTTGCCAAAAGGATCACTTCAGCCTCGACTGGCTAGTCCAGTGACGATCGGACCTGGTGACAGTCAGAATTTTTTTGCCCCGATTGGAGTCGCCAAGGTCAATGTTAATGACGACGGAACTTGGGATACAATCTCGTTAAATGAAAACAAAAAATTTCAAGTTGGCGCGGTTGCACTAAATTCAACTATTGATATGACTAAAGATTTTAACTTCAGCTGGAATTTAAAAATTGATCCTGCTGAAGATTCTGGCTTAGGCGACGGAATTGGTTTTGTCTTTCATCCTCTCTATAAACCTGGCGAAACAGTCAATGACACGACTGGGGCAGCACCTTACACTTTACCGAGTGTATTTGGTAGACATGCTGACGGTAGTTCTGTGATCGATCCAACTGACCCAGACAATGGACAAAATATACACTCACTAGGATTTAGCGCCAGTAGTTTTGGGATCGATGATTTAATGAATGCTCTTGGGTTTAAAATCGATACTTACTACAACAACAACAACCCTTATCAGCAAATGCCTGGTACTCCTTATGGTGATGCAAATCACACGATGTTTAATTACGTATATCCAGATGATTATTACCCGTCAACTGGTTCAGGATTACAAACCGATAATTCGTATGGTGCTTTTGTCAGCACTGATGGAACTGGATTTGCGCTCCCTTCACAATATTCAGCTCCACTAAACGGGCTAGATGTAACCGCAAAAAGCGACTCCTTTGGCAGTGTTAACGGAACTAAGATCAAAATTGCCGATAGTGCTTGGCGCCCAATGACAATAAGTTATACTGCCAGCACTTACACCATGATCGTGACTTTAGGTGACCCTACTTTGGGGCAAAGTATTACTTGGACTAAGGTTTTAAATCCGCAGGAACAGGCAATTATTGCCGAACGCCACAATTGGGCGTTTGCCATTTTAGGCTCCACCGGCGGCAATTACGAAGGTAATACGATCAAAAATCTGCGGGCAACTTTTACACCAGGAGAGCCGGTTATTACAACTAGGTGCGTTGATGAGAACGGCAACGATTTAATAGATCCTAAAACTACTCTTCAGTCTAATTGGCAGGCGGATCACGGCAACTTAACATTCGTTGATCAAAATAATCAACCGACAATTAACAAAGACGGGAAAATTTATCGGCGTGCTCAAGTCAATGGAACCTATTTTGAAAATGGAACCAAAATTAATAAACGACTAGGCTCAGCTGGCAGCGGTGCTGTGGTTAATACTGACGGTGACGAAATGACAGTGACTACTCAGTTTGGCAACGTCACTTTTATTAATTATGTCTATCGTCAAGAAATTTCCAGCTCCAATCTCGGGATTGATTGTCAAATGAGCGTTAACGGCGGACCATTTAGTTCCAATGTAAGTGTTAAAAAAGATGATACGATCGTATTCAAATACAGCGCAACCAATAATAGCGTCCCTGGCGTCTGGAAAAACGTGACGGCATTTCAGCCATACAGTGAACGTTTTCGCGTTCAACAAATGCCGCCCGGAGCTTCTTATAATGGCTATTCGATCTACATTCCGCTAAATTCAGGAGCTACTAATAACTTACTACCTGGTCAAACTGGGTCGAACACGTTAACAATGATCTACCAAGGAAAGAACGACCGATTTCCAGGAATGCCTGGGATGGACGATCGCAATGATCAAATTACTGTCACCACCACTCCAGGATCTGCTGATGATCCTGAATCTACCAACATTGCTTTTAATATTTCAATTTATGATCAGTCAAACCAACTAATTGATGATAGCGGCAACCCAATTTATGGTTCTTATTTCTTTGATAGCAACAATAATAAAGCTCCATTAATGAATAATGACCAAATGTATCAAACCGGTAACTACGTCCCTAACACAACGAGCTCGGTGACTGATTCCAATTGGTGGTATATTGACTCAAGCAATACTCTTCATATCTACCGTCATGACTTGGATATAATTCCAACTTCAAGAGCTGATTGGCCGTGGGCACTTGATTATACGAGAATTCAAAAAATTATCATTCATCCGGGCTTTAAAGTTAAATCCTTAAAATGGATTTTTTCAAGTATACAGCAACTATCTGATGTTACTGGGCTTGAAAATATTGATACTTCTGAAGTTACTGATTTTAGCTATATGTTTGATAATTGTCCGAATCTGTTTGCAATCGATTTAAGTAAGCTTGATATGCGGACAGCTCTTTTAAGTGATCATATTTTTGACAATGATATCGGCCTTGAAAGAATCACCTTAGGTCCTAAGAATAGATTTCCAACTACCGATCGTACTTTAATGGATCCAATTTCTAGTCCAGGGACTACGCGCAAGTGGCAGGCAATCGCTAGCGGCACGGCCGCAAATCCTCAAGGTGCGACTTTTACAACAGCGAATCTATTAGCAAAATATGCCAATGGAGCTGAAAAGGAAACTTACGTTTGGGAGCCGACGTGGTGGGATTACGATGATCTAAACCAAGTCTTGACGATTCATGCTCACATGTTAAATCTCGTTAACGATTCGCCAAACAACAGCGAAAATTGGCCGTGGTATCAGTATTATTATCGAGTGAAAAAAGTTGTAATCGACCCTGGAGTAGCAGCAACCGGT of Xylocopilactobacillus apicola contains these proteins:
- a CDS encoding BspA family leucine-rich repeat surface protein; translated protein: MRNIRKKSYFIVSIFISLIFLYLGFTLNKPIIKAINLPKGSLQPRLASPVTIGPGDSQNFFAPIGVAKVNVNDDGTWDTISLNENKKFQVGAVALNSTIDMTKDFNFSWNLKIDPAEDSGLGDGIGFVFHPLYKPGETVNDTTGAAPYTLPSVFGRHADGSSVIDPTDPDNGQNIHSLGFSASSFGIDDLMNALGFKIDTYYNNNNPYQQMPGTPYGDANHTMFNYVYPDDYYPSTGSGLQTDNSYGAFVSTDGTGFALPSQYSAPLNGLDVTAKSDSFGSVNGTKIKIADSAWRPMTISYTASTYTMIVTLGDPTLGQSITWTKVLNPQEQAIIAERHNWAFAILGSTGGNYEGNTIKNLRATFTPGEPVITTRCVDENGNDLIDPKTTLQSNWQADHGNLTFVDQNNQPTINKDGKIYRRAQVNGTYFENGTKINKRLGSAGSGAVVNTDGDEMTVTTQFGNVTFINYVYRQEISSSNLGIDCQMSVNGGPFSSNVSVKKDDTIVFKYSATNNSVPGVWKNVTAFQPYSERFRVQQMPPGASYNGYSIYIPLNSGATNNLLPGQTGSNTLTMIYQGKNDRFPGMPGMDDRNDQITVTTTPGSADDPESTNIAFNISIYDQSNQLIDDSGNPIYGSYFFDSNNNKAPLMNNDQMYQTGNYVPNTTSSVTDSNWWYIDSSNTLHIYRHDLDIIPTSRADWPWALDYTRIQKIIIHPGFKVKSLKWIFSSIQQLSDVTGLENIDTSEVTDFSYMFDNCPNLFAIDLSKLDMRTALLSDHIFDNDIGLERITLGPKNRFPTTDRTLMDPISSPGTTRKWQAIASGTAANPQGATFTTANLLAKYANGAEKETYVWEPTWWDYDDLNQVLTIHAHMLNLVNDSPNNSENWPWYQYYYRVKKVVIDPGVAATGSLHNFFGAVSRELTSIEGLDNLDTSEVTDMSDLFNGCIYVEHIDTHNFNTSKVTNMKGMFSSCRSETELDLRNFDTSNVTDMSMMFYYSPSFKKIDVSSFNTSKVTTMSLMFSTCYGLEDLDVSGFDTKNVIWMNEMFGSCKELKQIDVSHFDTSKVINMFLMFENCVKLESLDLRSFDTANVTDMGFMFAADLEIKSIKFSDKFVTDKVTNMYSMFGYCTKLTELDLHNFDTRNVTYYTGPGVSKGVGQMFDHDAMLWKLTLGPNTKLNMYAGQNWGSILLPNPAPGDLIKDSEHPAAHFYCTAANWREVGSGSDHSPLGDVKTAADISAESMTRTDTRTYVWEQNGGALTITNSNDQIDFGTKLLKDQTASYTSNEQNLTVSDTRSYHDNKTWRVEAQAEPLASVDDPTRIIRGNPLWYQDASNLYNLNSPVIIDQGTSNGNDYEYSKTIPWNLLLKVQRLDIPGGGRYNSNVIFTLIDTSGI